A genomic window from Streptomyces sp. 846.5 includes:
- a CDS encoding flavin reductase family protein translates to MGHEGMAVAAIRYLRASAALPAEADPAVPAIPPLRAVGPDERLPDPVADPLLMRSVLGHFCTGVTVISALAADGTPAGFACQSFSSLSLDPPLVSFNVARTSASWPRIAHAGSFCVSVLAADQGGLCRTFAMSSASGADKFAGVEWSPSPGTGAPRIADALAWIDCTIHAVHVGGDHLIVLGRVCELSVGRADAGPLLFYRGGFGELTP, encoded by the coding sequence ATGGGCCACGAGGGCATGGCGGTCGCCGCCATCCGGTACCTCCGCGCGTCAGCCGCACTGCCGGCCGAGGCGGATCCCGCGGTGCCCGCGATACCGCCGCTGCGCGCCGTGGGGCCGGACGAGCGCCTGCCCGACCCGGTCGCCGACCCGCTGCTGATGCGCTCCGTACTGGGCCACTTCTGCACCGGCGTCACCGTGATCAGCGCCCTGGCCGCGGACGGCACACCGGCCGGCTTCGCCTGCCAGTCCTTCTCCTCGCTGTCGCTGGACCCGCCGCTGGTGAGCTTCAACGTCGCCCGGACCTCGGCCTCCTGGCCCAGGATCGCCCACGCGGGCAGCTTCTGCGTGAGCGTCCTCGCCGCCGACCAGGGCGGGCTCTGCCGCACCTTCGCGATGAGCAGTGCCTCCGGCGCCGACAAGTTCGCCGGCGTGGAGTGGAGCCCCTCCCCCGGCACCGGGGCGCCGCGCATCGCCGACGCGCTGGCCTGGATCGACTGCACCATCCATGCCGTGCACGTCGGCGGCGACCATCTGATCGTCCTCGGACGGGTCTGCGAGCTGTCGGTGGGGCGGGCCGACGCCGGGCCGCTGCTCTTCTACCGCGGCGGCTTCGGCGAACTCACGCCGTGA
- a CDS encoding acetyl-CoA acetyltransferase — protein sequence MPAPSLHAPVPDSSPRRRRVAVVGVALADCGRVDEATPFQLHAQAARRALADSGLPRGIVDGVASAGLGILAPVEVSEYLGLRPTWTDSTSVGGSTWEVMAAHAADAIAAGHAEAVLLVYGSTARADLKARRRTAGIALGARGPQQFEAPYGHTLISKYAMAARRHMHEYGTTLEQLAGVAVQARANAAANSDAMYRTPLTVDEVLAGPEIASPFTKLHCCIRSDGGCAVLLAAEEYVPDTLHDPVWILGTGEHLSHNLMSEWEDFTVSPAAVSGRLAYQRAGVTADDIDLAEIYDAFTYMPLVALEDLGFCAKGDGGPFVDAKAGRLQRDGELPMNTDGGGLSACHPGMRGLFLIVEAVRQLRGDYATAAADRQVRRKDAARSLPELALVSGTGGWFCSSATMVLGRG from the coding sequence GTGCCCGCGCCGTCACTGCACGCCCCCGTCCCGGACAGCTCGCCGCGCCGCCGCAGGGTCGCCGTCGTCGGCGTCGCCCTCGCCGACTGCGGCCGGGTGGACGAGGCCACCCCGTTCCAGCTGCACGCTCAGGCGGCGCGCCGCGCCCTCGCCGACTCGGGGCTGCCGCGCGGGATCGTCGACGGCGTCGCCTCGGCGGGGCTCGGCATCCTCGCCCCGGTGGAGGTGTCGGAGTACCTGGGGCTGCGTCCGACCTGGACCGACTCGACCTCGGTAGGCGGCTCCACCTGGGAGGTCATGGCTGCCCACGCCGCCGACGCGATAGCCGCCGGACACGCGGAAGCCGTCCTGCTCGTCTACGGCTCCACCGCCCGTGCGGACCTGAAGGCACGCCGCCGCACCGCCGGAATCGCCCTCGGCGCACGCGGCCCGCAGCAGTTCGAGGCCCCGTACGGACACACCCTCATCTCCAAGTACGCGATGGCGGCCCGCCGCCACATGCACGAGTACGGGACCACCCTGGAACAGCTCGCCGGCGTCGCCGTCCAGGCCAGGGCGAACGCGGCCGCCAACTCCGACGCGATGTACCGCACCCCGCTGACCGTGGACGAGGTACTCGCGGGACCGGAGATCGCCTCCCCCTTCACCAAGCTGCACTGCTGCATCCGCTCGGACGGCGGGTGCGCGGTGCTGCTCGCCGCCGAGGAGTACGTTCCCGACACGCTGCACGACCCGGTGTGGATCCTCGGCACCGGCGAACACCTCAGCCACAACCTGATGTCCGAGTGGGAGGACTTCACCGTCTCACCCGCCGCCGTCTCCGGCCGCCTCGCCTACCAGCGGGCGGGCGTCACGGCGGACGACATCGACCTGGCGGAGATCTACGACGCCTTCACCTACATGCCCCTGGTCGCCCTGGAAGACCTGGGCTTCTGCGCCAAGGGAGACGGCGGCCCCTTCGTCGACGCCAAGGCCGGCCGACTGCAACGGGACGGCGAGCTCCCCATGAACACCGACGGCGGCGGCCTCTCGGCCTGCCACCCGGGGATGCGCGGCCTGTTCCTCATCGTGGAGGCGGTCCGGCAGCTGCGGGGGGACTACGCGACGGCGGCGGCGGACCGTCAGGTACGGAGGAAGGACGCGGCCCGCAGCCTCCCGGAGCTGGCGCTGGTGAGCGGGACGGGGGGCTGGTTCTGCTCGTCGGCAACGATGGTGCTGGGGCGGGGGTGA
- a CDS encoding MFS transporter, whose translation MPRAPRLHYAWIIAAVCLLVLLGAAGFRSTPALLMAPLNTEFGWSHGVISAAVSVNMVLNGLTAPFAAALMDRFGIRRVAAVALTMMAVGAGATVYMDAPWQMMLCWGVLVGIGSGSMALAFTATITGRWFLARRGLVTGVLTAASAAGNLVFLPILAWLISAYGWRSASLTVGLCSLAVVPIVLMLLRERPSDLGLMPYGQTAPDPEQRLAAEAEPKGLRALRLLRQAARTRPFWLLAGSFAICGATTNGLVGTHFIPAAGDHGMVETTAASLLALVGVFDVVGTVFSGWLTDRLDSRKLLGAYYLLRGASLLFLPALFARTVHPSMVVFIVFYGLDWVATVPPTIALCREWFGEDAPIVFGWVFCGHQVGAALVAFGAGMVRDQLGSYDAAWYGAGALCVIAASCALLLRSKPTLPPVATLPLTA comes from the coding sequence ATGCCCCGCGCCCCACGCCTGCACTACGCGTGGATCATCGCCGCGGTCTGTCTGCTCGTCCTGCTCGGCGCAGCCGGGTTCCGGTCCACGCCGGCGCTGCTGATGGCGCCGCTGAACACCGAGTTCGGCTGGTCGCACGGCGTCATCTCGGCCGCCGTCTCGGTCAACATGGTGCTCAACGGCCTCACCGCGCCCTTCGCCGCCGCACTGATGGACCGCTTCGGCATCCGCAGAGTCGCCGCCGTCGCGCTGACCATGATGGCGGTCGGGGCAGGAGCGACCGTCTACATGGACGCGCCCTGGCAGATGATGCTGTGCTGGGGCGTCCTGGTCGGCATCGGCAGCGGGTCCATGGCGCTGGCCTTCACCGCGACCATCACCGGCCGCTGGTTCCTGGCCCGGCGCGGACTGGTCACCGGTGTGCTGACGGCTGCCAGCGCCGCCGGGAACCTGGTCTTCCTGCCCATCCTGGCCTGGCTGATCAGCGCCTACGGCTGGCGCAGCGCCTCCCTCACCGTGGGCCTCTGCTCGCTCGCGGTCGTCCCGATCGTGCTGATGCTGCTCCGTGAGCGCCCGTCCGACCTGGGCCTGATGCCCTACGGGCAGACCGCGCCCGACCCGGAGCAGCGGCTCGCCGCCGAGGCGGAGCCCAAGGGGCTGCGGGCGCTGCGGCTGCTCCGCCAGGCCGCCCGGACCCGGCCGTTCTGGCTGCTGGCCGGATCCTTCGCGATCTGCGGGGCGACCACCAACGGCCTGGTCGGGACGCACTTCATCCCGGCGGCCGGCGACCACGGCATGGTGGAGACCACGGCGGCGAGCCTGCTCGCCCTGGTCGGGGTGTTCGACGTGGTCGGCACGGTCTTCTCGGGCTGGTTGACGGACCGGCTGGACTCCCGCAAGCTGCTGGGCGCCTACTACCTGCTGCGCGGCGCCTCGCTGTTGTTCCTGCCGGCGCTGTTCGCCCGCACCGTGCACCCCAGCATGGTGGTCTTCATCGTGTTCTACGGCCTGGACTGGGTCGCCACGGTGCCGCCGACCATCGCCCTGTGCCGGGAGTGGTTCGGCGAGGACGCGCCGATCGTCTTCGGCTGGGTGTTCTGTGGCCACCAGGTCGGCGCGGCCCTGGTCGCCTTCGGCGCCGGTATGGTCCGGGACCAGCTGGGCAGCTACGACGCCGCCTGGTACGGCGCGGGCGCGCTGTGCGTGATCGCGGCGAGCTGCGCCCTGCTGCTGCGCAGCAAGCCGACGCTCCCGCCGGTGGCAACTCTCCCGCTCACGGCGTGA
- a CDS encoding beta-ketoacyl-ACP synthase III produces the protein MTGSRIVALGHYQPPKVLTNDDLAKLVDTDDEWIRSRVGIRTRHIAEGESVTDLAFRAAEKALATSGFDASTIDLVVVATCTAIDRSPNTAAQVAARLGIAAPAAYDINTVCSGFSYALATADHAIRAGAATRALVIGAEKMTDVLDWTDRTTCVIFGDGAGAAVVEASEEAGIGPVVWGSDPSKSDAVRIDGWDPTITQQGQAVFRWATTQIAPLAAQACEKAGIAPADLEGFVPHQANLRIIDAIAAKIGAPNAVVARDVVDSGNTSAASIPLALSKLVERGELRSGAPVLLLGFGGGLAYAGQVVRCP, from the coding sequence ATGACTGGTTCCCGCATCGTCGCGCTCGGCCACTACCAGCCGCCGAAGGTCCTCACCAACGACGACCTCGCCAAACTGGTGGACACCGACGACGAGTGGATCCGCAGCCGCGTCGGCATCCGCACCCGGCACATCGCCGAGGGCGAGAGCGTCACCGACCTGGCCTTTCGGGCTGCCGAGAAGGCCCTGGCCACCAGCGGCTTCGACGCGTCCACGATCGACCTGGTCGTCGTCGCCACCTGCACCGCCATCGACCGCAGCCCGAACACGGCCGCGCAGGTGGCCGCCCGCCTGGGCATCGCCGCCCCGGCCGCCTACGACATCAACACCGTCTGCTCCGGCTTCTCCTACGCCCTGGCCACCGCGGACCACGCGATCCGCGCCGGAGCGGCCACCCGCGCGCTGGTCATCGGCGCGGAGAAGATGACCGACGTACTCGACTGGACCGACCGCACCACCTGCGTGATCTTCGGCGACGGCGCCGGCGCCGCAGTGGTGGAGGCCTCCGAGGAGGCCGGAATCGGCCCGGTCGTCTGGGGCTCCGACCCGTCCAAGAGCGACGCGGTCCGCATCGACGGCTGGGACCCCACGATCACCCAGCAGGGGCAGGCGGTGTTCCGCTGGGCCACCACCCAGATCGCCCCGCTGGCCGCCCAGGCCTGCGAGAAGGCCGGCATCGCCCCCGCCGACCTGGAGGGCTTCGTCCCGCACCAGGCCAACCTGCGCATCATCGACGCCATCGCCGCGAAGATCGGCGCGCCCAACGCGGTCGTCGCCCGCGACGTCGTCGACTCCGGCAACACCTCCGCCGCCTCCATCCCGCTGGCGCTTTCCAAACTGGTCGAACGCGGCGAACTGCGCTCCGGCGCGCCCGTCCTGCTCCTCGGCTTCGGCGGCGGCCTCGCCTACGCCGGCCAGGTCGTCCGCTGCCCCTGA
- a CDS encoding acyl-CoA dehydrogenase family protein, which translates to MDPALTPEQEAVRRTLREALAKHCGPDEVRAAAASPQGYDPELWRRLAEQLGLPGLALPVAYGGVGLGPVELALACEESGRVLLPSPLLASSVLAATAIRVLGTEQQRADLLPALASGARTGALVTAAPPALALGLIPVGAGDGLPDGTPAGGGRAGGVQARPAPEGDGWLLYGEAGQVLDGARADLLVVAAHTGGFPRSRTVLFLVEADAQESVPGLTRTRLAAMDDTRTLARVELRDTPAVPLGDPACDAAPALARTGLLAALAVAAEAVGAAEQCLTRTVEYVQVRKQFGRAVGSFQAVKHRLADVYVAVETARSAVYYAAWTLERGEDGAEAPGTAVPLALAHALDSLRTAAADAIQLHGGIAITWEHDAQLYFKRAAADELLFGPPHLLRACAAERAQLFPIRQEA; encoded by the coding sequence ATGGACCCCGCGCTCACCCCGGAACAGGAAGCCGTCCGCCGCACCCTGCGGGAGGCGCTGGCGAAGCACTGCGGTCCCGACGAGGTGCGCGCGGCCGCCGCGAGCCCGCAGGGCTACGACCCCGAGCTGTGGCGCAGGCTCGCCGAGCAGCTCGGTCTGCCGGGGCTCGCCCTCCCGGTGGCGTACGGCGGAGTCGGGCTCGGGCCGGTGGAGCTGGCGCTGGCCTGCGAGGAGAGCGGCCGGGTGCTGCTGCCGTCGCCGCTGCTGGCCTCCTCCGTCCTCGCGGCCACCGCCATCCGCGTCCTCGGCACCGAGCAGCAGCGCGCCGACCTGCTGCCCGCCCTCGCGAGCGGCGCCCGCACCGGCGCGCTGGTCACCGCCGCTCCGCCTGCCCTGGCCCTCGGGCTGATCCCGGTCGGCGCAGGTGACGGACTGCCGGACGGCACGCCGGCCGGTGGCGGCCGGGCCGGCGGCGTCCAGGCGCGGCCCGCCCCGGAGGGCGACGGCTGGCTGCTCTACGGCGAGGCCGGGCAGGTACTGGACGGGGCCCGCGCCGACCTGCTCGTCGTCGCCGCCCACACCGGCGGGTTCCCGCGCAGCCGTACGGTGCTGTTCCTGGTGGAGGCCGATGCGCAGGAATCCGTGCCGGGTCTGACCCGCACCCGCCTGGCCGCGATGGACGACACCCGGACCCTGGCCAGGGTCGAGCTCCGCGACACCCCCGCCGTGCCGCTCGGCGACCCGGCCTGCGACGCGGCGCCCGCGCTCGCCCGCACGGGGCTGCTCGCGGCGCTCGCGGTGGCGGCCGAGGCGGTCGGCGCGGCCGAGCAGTGCCTGACCAGGACCGTGGAGTACGTGCAGGTCAGAAAGCAGTTCGGACGCGCCGTCGGCTCCTTCCAGGCGGTGAAGCACCGCCTCGCGGACGTGTACGTCGCCGTCGAGACGGCCCGCTCGGCGGTGTACTACGCAGCCTGGACCCTGGAGCGCGGCGAGGACGGGGCCGAGGCCCCCGGCACGGCTGTCCCGCTCGCGCTGGCGCACGCCCTGGACTCGCTGCGCACGGCCGCCGCCGACGCCATCCAGTTGCACGGCGGGATCGCCATCACCTGGGAGCACGACGCCCAGCTCTACTTCAAGCGGGCCGCCGCCGACGAACTGCTGTTCGGCCCGCCGCACCTGCTCCGTGCCTGCGCCGCCGAGCGCGCGCAGCTGTTCCCCATCCGCCAGGAGGCCTGA
- a CDS encoding enoyl-CoA hydratase, with product MPVSGPLLATREGGVLWLTLNRPETLNAITAALRELLITELAGASADPSVRAVVLTGAGRGFCSGADLRSGAPAAGPPVPGDVERMLRNGVQRMVAAVLDCEKPVLAAVNGTAAGVGVHLALACDLVLASDQASFVEAFVRRGLVPDAGGAYLLPRLVGPQRAKELLFFGDKLSAADAERMGLVNLVVPAEELEKTAREWAERLAAGPTRALAMTKRLVNASLESDRATAFAAEATAQEINMTTLDAPEGVRAFVERRPPRFQGR from the coding sequence GTGCCGGTGAGCGGCCCGCTGCTGGCCACCCGCGAGGGCGGGGTGCTGTGGCTGACCCTGAACCGGCCCGAGACGCTGAACGCGATCACCGCCGCGCTGCGCGAGCTGCTGATCACCGAGCTGGCCGGCGCCTCCGCCGACCCGTCCGTCCGGGCGGTGGTGCTGACCGGCGCGGGGCGGGGCTTCTGCTCCGGCGCGGACCTGCGGTCAGGCGCCCCCGCTGCGGGGCCGCCGGTCCCCGGCGATGTCGAGCGGATGCTGCGGAACGGGGTGCAGCGCATGGTCGCGGCGGTGCTGGACTGCGAGAAGCCGGTGCTGGCGGCGGTGAACGGCACGGCGGCGGGCGTCGGTGTGCACCTGGCACTGGCCTGCGACCTGGTGCTGGCGAGCGATCAGGCGAGCTTCGTCGAGGCGTTCGTACGGCGCGGGCTGGTCCCGGACGCCGGCGGGGCCTATCTGCTGCCGCGGCTGGTCGGCCCGCAGCGGGCCAAGGAGCTGCTGTTCTTCGGTGACAAGCTGTCGGCGGCGGACGCGGAGCGGATGGGACTGGTCAACCTGGTCGTCCCGGCCGAGGAGTTGGAGAAGACCGCGCGGGAGTGGGCCGAGCGGCTGGCAGCCGGGCCCACCCGGGCCCTGGCGATGACCAAGCGGCTGGTCAACGCATCACTGGAGTCGGACCGGGCCACGGCCTTCGCGGCGGAGGCGACCGCACAGGAGATCAACATGACGACGCTGGACGCACCGGAGGGGGTACGGGCCTTCGTCGAGCGGCGGCCGCCTCGGTTCCAGGGGAGGTGA
- a CDS encoding Zn-ribbon domain-containing OB-fold protein → MTPTDQPTEQPTDRPEPDAFTRRYWEAAAQGRLLLRRCGSCGRAHHYPREFCPSCWSEDVSWEQASGDAVLYTWSVVHANDLPPFRDRLPYVAAVVDLAEGPRMMTTVVGCDPATLSVGMALHVSLPTGEPGDTPDPAPLAAPVFVPLRDR, encoded by the coding sequence GTGACCCCGACCGACCAACCGACCGAGCAACCGACGGACCGACCGGAGCCCGACGCCTTCACCCGCCGCTACTGGGAGGCGGCCGCGCAGGGGCGGCTGCTGCTGCGCCGCTGCGGCTCCTGCGGCCGGGCGCACCACTACCCCCGCGAGTTCTGCCCCTCCTGCTGGAGCGAGGACGTCTCCTGGGAGCAGGCCTCCGGCGACGCCGTCCTCTACACCTGGTCCGTGGTGCACGCCAACGACCTGCCGCCGTTCCGCGACCGGCTACCCTATGTCGCCGCCGTCGTGGACCTCGCCGAGGGGCCCCGGATGATGACGACGGTGGTCGGCTGCGATCCCGCGACGCTGAGCGTGGGCATGGCGTTGCATGTGAGCTTGCCCACAGGTGAGCCCGGGGACACGCCGGATCCGGCGCCGCTCGCCGCGCCCGTTTTTGTCCCGCTCCGGGATCGATGA
- a CDS encoding acetate--CoA ligase family protein, producing MLDPDDETDVGGRPVRSRPVDLDAFFRPSSVAVIGASDAPGRPNTGITRQLAAWAERVGARMYPVNPGRAEVDGQPCYPDLASVPVAGGEPVDLAVILLADPVPVVPQLIEAKVKFAVAFASGFAETGAEGAEAQQRLARLIAEAPTGLRLLGPNTNLNAFERFRDDLTGPAIALITQSGHQGRPLFSLQSLGIRLSHWAPTGNEADLEVADFVRWFADQPEVGAIAAYIEGLKDGRAFLLAADHAARRGVPVVAVKVGRTQEGARMAASHTGKLTGADDVVDAAFRQFGVIRVDGLDELQDTAALLARARPPQADGVAVYSISGGTGAHLADLASMAGLTMPQLAQQKQDELHQWIPDYLSVANPIDNGGHPVGDWRGRKILDAILADPSVGVLICPITGPFPPMSDKLAQDLVEVAETTDKLVCVVWGSPDGTEAAYRQTLLGSSRVATFRTFGNCVRAVAAYLEHHRFVAGYRSPFEHAPRTPCAGKLKAQRVLRPGQQLSEVAAKQLLRSYGLRVPREQLVTSAAGAVRAAGVVGYPVVLKGSAPEVAHKTELGLVHVGLTSASQVREAFRELVDNARAAGIPRLEGVLVCQMVEAGVEMVIGVTQDPTFGPTVTVGMGGVLVEVLADTAVMVPPFDCLDVRAALDRLRCRPLLDGVRGGPPMDVDALVEAVLRVQRMAVELDGELAELDINPLMVLERGKGVVALDALAVCR from the coding sequence ATGCTGGACCCGGACGACGAGACCGACGTCGGCGGCCGCCCGGTGCGCTCGCGCCCGGTCGACCTCGACGCCTTCTTCCGCCCGTCGAGCGTGGCGGTGATCGGCGCCTCGGACGCCCCGGGGCGGCCCAACACCGGCATCACCCGGCAGCTGGCGGCCTGGGCCGAGCGGGTCGGGGCGCGGATGTATCCGGTCAACCCGGGCCGGGCCGAGGTGGACGGGCAGCCCTGCTATCCGGACCTGGCCTCGGTGCCGGTCGCCGGCGGGGAGCCGGTCGACCTGGCGGTGATCCTGCTCGCCGACCCCGTGCCGGTGGTGCCCCAGCTGATCGAGGCCAAGGTGAAGTTCGCCGTGGCCTTCGCCTCCGGCTTCGCCGAGACCGGCGCCGAGGGGGCGGAGGCCCAGCAGCGGCTGGCCCGGCTGATCGCCGAGGCGCCGACCGGGCTGCGGCTGCTCGGCCCCAACACCAACCTCAACGCCTTCGAGCGCTTCCGTGACGACCTGACCGGGCCGGCCATCGCGCTGATCACCCAGAGCGGCCACCAGGGCCGCCCGCTGTTCTCGCTGCAGTCCCTCGGCATCCGGCTCAGCCACTGGGCCCCCACCGGCAACGAGGCCGACCTGGAGGTCGCCGACTTCGTCCGCTGGTTCGCCGACCAGCCCGAGGTCGGCGCCATCGCCGCCTACATCGAGGGCCTCAAGGACGGCCGCGCCTTCCTGCTCGCCGCCGACCACGCCGCCCGGCGCGGCGTCCCGGTGGTGGCCGTGAAGGTCGGCCGGACCCAGGAGGGCGCCCGGATGGCGGCCTCCCACACCGGCAAGCTCACCGGCGCGGACGACGTGGTGGACGCGGCCTTCCGGCAGTTCGGGGTGATCCGGGTGGACGGCCTGGACGAGCTCCAGGACACCGCCGCGCTGCTGGCCCGGGCCAGGCCGCCGCAGGCCGACGGCGTCGCCGTCTACTCCATCTCCGGCGGGACCGGCGCGCACCTCGCCGACCTGGCCTCGATGGCCGGGCTGACGATGCCCCAGCTCGCACAGCAGAAGCAGGACGAGCTGCACCAGTGGATCCCGGACTACCTCAGCGTCGCCAACCCGATCGACAACGGCGGCCACCCGGTCGGCGACTGGCGCGGCCGGAAGATCCTGGACGCGATCCTGGCCGACCCGTCGGTGGGCGTGCTGATCTGCCCGATCACCGGTCCGTTCCCGCCGATGAGCGACAAGCTGGCGCAGGACCTGGTCGAGGTCGCCGAGACGACGGACAAGCTGGTCTGCGTGGTCTGGGGCTCGCCGGACGGGACCGAAGCCGCGTACCGGCAGACCCTGCTCGGCTCCTCCCGGGTCGCCACCTTCCGCACCTTCGGCAACTGCGTGCGGGCGGTCGCCGCCTATCTGGAGCACCACCGCTTCGTGGCCGGCTACCGCAGCCCGTTCGAGCACGCGCCGCGGACGCCCTGCGCGGGCAAGCTCAAGGCGCAGCGGGTGCTGCGGCCCGGGCAGCAGCTGAGCGAGGTGGCGGCGAAGCAGCTGCTCCGCTCCTACGGCCTGCGGGTGCCGCGCGAGCAGCTGGTCACCAGCGCCGCGGGCGCGGTGCGGGCGGCCGGGGTGGTGGGCTATCCGGTGGTGCTGAAGGGCTCGGCTCCCGAGGTCGCCCACAAGACCGAACTCGGGCTGGTGCACGTCGGGTTGACCTCGGCCAGCCAGGTCCGGGAGGCGTTCCGTGAGCTCGTCGACAACGCCCGGGCGGCCGGGATCCCCCGGCTGGAGGGCGTGCTGGTGTGCCAGATGGTCGAGGCCGGGGTGGAGATGGTCATCGGCGTCACCCAGGACCCCACCTTCGGCCCGACCGTGACCGTCGGCATGGGCGGCGTGCTGGTGGAGGTTCTGGCGGACACCGCCGTGATGGTGCCGCCGTTCGACTGTCTGGACGTCAGGGCCGCGCTGGACCGGCTGCGCTGCCGACCGCTGCTGGACGGGGTGCGCGGCGGCCCGCCGATGGACGTGGACGCCCTGGTGGAGGCGGTGCTGCGGGTGCAGCGGATGGCCGTCGAGCTGGACGGCGAGCTGGCCGAGCTGGACATCAACCCGCTGATGGTGCTGGAGCGCGGCAAGGGCGTGGTCGCCCTGGACGCGCTGGCGGTGTGCCGGTGA
- a CDS encoding Zn-dependent alcohol dehydrogenase: protein MKGVIFDGKAAQVVDDLEVRDPGIGEVLVRIAAAGLCHSDLSVIDGTIPFPVPVVLGHEGAGTVEAVGPGVTHVQPGDHVALSTLANCGTCVECGRGRPTMCRKAIGFPGKPFTRRSEPGTPLYNFASTSVFAERTVVKAVQAVRIDPAIPFTSAALIGCGVLTGVGAVLNRARVGIGDTVAVIGCGGIGLNVIQGARLAGASRIVAVDAVAEKEAAARVFGATDFVDARAVSDSVEAVKALLPEGVDHAFECVGAVALVRQAVDLLNRHGQAVLLGMTRPEAEASFRPAEMFLDKSILGCRYGSSRPQVDIALYASLYGEGRLLLDELVTEVFPVEEFEAAAEATHGGKVARAVLAF from the coding sequence ATGAAAGGCGTCATCTTCGACGGCAAGGCGGCCCAGGTCGTGGACGACCTGGAGGTCCGCGACCCCGGTATCGGCGAGGTGCTGGTACGGATCGCCGCGGCCGGGCTCTGTCACAGCGACCTGTCCGTGATCGACGGCACCATCCCCTTCCCGGTCCCGGTCGTGCTCGGCCACGAGGGCGCCGGCACGGTCGAGGCCGTCGGCCCCGGCGTCACCCACGTCCAGCCGGGCGACCATGTGGCGTTGTCCACCCTCGCCAACTGCGGCACCTGCGTGGAGTGCGGACGGGGGCGGCCCACGATGTGCCGGAAGGCCATCGGCTTCCCTGGGAAGCCCTTCACCCGCCGGTCGGAACCCGGCACCCCGCTTTACAACTTCGCCTCGACGTCGGTCTTCGCCGAACGCACCGTGGTGAAGGCGGTCCAGGCGGTGCGGATCGACCCGGCGATCCCGTTCACCTCCGCCGCGCTGATCGGCTGCGGGGTGCTGACCGGGGTGGGCGCGGTGCTCAACCGGGCCAGGGTCGGCATCGGCGACACCGTCGCGGTCATCGGCTGTGGCGGGATCGGGCTCAACGTCATCCAGGGTGCGAGGCTGGCCGGCGCCTCCCGCATCGTCGCGGTGGATGCGGTCGCCGAGAAGGAGGCGGCGGCGCGGGTCTTCGGGGCGACGGACTTCGTGGACGCGCGGGCGGTCTCCGACTCGGTCGAGGCGGTCAAGGCGCTGCTGCCGGAGGGGGTGGACCACGCCTTCGAGTGCGTCGGAGCGGTGGCTCTGGTCCGCCAGGCCGTGGACCTGCTCAACCGGCACGGGCAGGCGGTGCTGCTGGGGATGACCCGACCGGAGGCGGAGGCGTCGTTCCGCCCGGCGGAGATGTTCCTGGACAAGTCCATCCTGGGCTGCCGGTACGGGTCGTCCCGACCCCAGGTGGACATCGCGCTCTACGCTTCGCTGTACGGCGAGGGGCGGTTGCTTCTGGACGAACTCGTCACCGAGGTCTTCCCGGTGGAGGAGTTCGAGGCGGCGGCGGAGGCCACGCACGGCGGGAAGGTGGCTCGGGCGGTACTCGCGTTCTGA
- a CDS encoding nitroreductase family deazaflavin-dependent oxidoreductase: protein MATPASTPASAPAPGPELRPPGSRLEAVVQKVSSSPVFARIAPRVLPPMDKMVHRITGGKVMISQYMLPSLFLTTTGRRTGQPRVAPMACLPESGGTFLVIGSNFGRPDHPAWTGNLIANGKALVEHRGRTVEATAKLLEGEERAEAWAALLRMWPPYATYQARIERQIRIFRLTPVQQGTDGRDG from the coding sequence ATGGCGACACCCGCATCGACTCCCGCATCCGCACCCGCTCCGGGACCGGAGCTGCGTCCGCCGGGCTCCCGGCTGGAGGCGGTGGTCCAGAAGGTCTCCTCCAGCCCGGTCTTCGCCAGGATCGCCCCCCGGGTGCTGCCGCCGATGGACAAGATGGTGCACCGGATCACCGGCGGCAAGGTGATGATCAGCCAGTACATGCTGCCGTCGCTGTTCCTGACGACGACCGGCCGCCGCACCGGGCAGCCGAGGGTGGCCCCGATGGCCTGCCTGCCGGAGTCCGGCGGCACCTTCCTGGTGATCGGCAGCAACTTCGGCCGCCCCGACCACCCGGCCTGGACCGGCAACCTGATCGCCAACGGCAAGGCGCTGGTCGAGCACCGGGGCCGGACCGTCGAGGCGACCGCGAAGCTGCTGGAGGGCGAGGAGCGGGCCGAGGCCTGGGCGGCGCTGCTGCGGATGTGGCCGCCGTACGCGACCTACCAGGCGCGGATCGAACGGCAGATCCGGATCTTCCGGCTGACGCCGGTGCAGCAGGGAACGGACGGCCGGGACGGCTGA